Proteins encoded within one genomic window of Halocatena marina:
- a CDS encoding 4a-hydroxytetrahydrobiopterin dehydratase: MVSDLAEQECEACTSEDEPLTESEYEAYLTDLADDVWEVVDEHHLEGTYAFEDFRDALEFTYEIGELAEEEWHHPDIHLAWGEVRVEMWTHKIDGLHKTDFVMAARMDRIHDDYAPE, from the coding sequence ATGGTCTCGGACCTTGCAGAGCAAGAGTGCGAAGCATGTACCTCGGAGGATGAACCGCTCACTGAATCAGAATACGAGGCGTACCTGACTGACCTCGCTGATGACGTCTGGGAGGTCGTCGACGAGCATCATCTCGAAGGAACGTACGCGTTTGAGGATTTCCGTGACGCACTCGAATTCACGTACGAAATTGGTGAGTTGGCCGAAGAAGAGTGGCACCATCCCGATATTCATCTAGCGTGGGGCGAGGTGCGCGTCGAGATGTGGACGCACAAAATCGATGGGCTTCACAAGACAGACTTCGTAATGGCGGCACGGATGGACCGTATCCACGACGACTACGCCCCCGAGTAA